One segment of Alistipes finegoldii DSM 17242 DNA contains the following:
- a CDS encoding CTP synthase produces MKLSKPKYIFVTGGVASSLGKGIISASIARLLQARGYSVTIQKLDPYINVDPGTLNPYEHGECYVTEDGAETDLDLGHYERFTNQPTSKANNVTTGRIYKSVIEKERKGEYLGKTVQVIPHITDEIKRRIQLLAQKKVYDVIITEIGGTVGDIESLPFIESVRQLRYSLGYKNTALVHLTLIPYMAASGELKTKPTQHSVKALLENGLQPDILVLRTEHPLSVNLRRKVALFCNVDANAVMESIDVPTIYEVPQKMHDQHLDEVVLQKLDLPADKEPDMTAWNALVDKIKHPSKKIEIALVGKYTELPDAYKSICESFVHAGAVNDCKVKLRYVNSEKITPETVAEKLGKMSGILVAPGFGNRGIEGKIVAVRYARENNIPFLGICLGMQCAVIEFARNVLGIADANSSEMESTPHPVIDLMEEQKGVTAKGGTMRLGAYPCALKKGSKVAAAYGKLNISERHRHRYEFNNDYLEQFEAAGMQAVGINPDTGLVEVVEVANHPWFVGTQYHPEYKSTVLKPSPLFVAFVGAALKYAGEKK; encoded by the coding sequence ATGAAACTTTCCAAACCCAAGTACATATTTGTTACGGGCGGCGTTGCGTCGTCGCTCGGCAAGGGTATTATTTCGGCCTCGATAGCCCGACTTCTGCAGGCGCGCGGCTATTCGGTGACCATTCAGAAACTCGACCCCTACATCAACGTCGATCCCGGAACGCTGAATCCCTACGAACACGGCGAATGCTATGTGACGGAGGACGGCGCGGAGACCGACCTCGATCTGGGCCACTACGAACGCTTTACGAACCAGCCCACGTCGAAGGCCAACAACGTCACGACGGGCCGGATTTACAAGAGCGTCATCGAGAAGGAGCGCAAGGGCGAGTATCTGGGCAAGACCGTGCAGGTCATTCCCCATATCACCGACGAGATCAAGCGCCGCATCCAGCTGCTGGCGCAGAAGAAGGTTTACGACGTTATCATCACCGAGATCGGCGGTACGGTGGGCGACATCGAGTCGCTGCCGTTCATCGAGTCGGTGCGCCAGCTGCGCTACTCGCTGGGCTATAAGAACACGGCGCTGGTGCACCTGACGCTGATCCCCTACATGGCGGCTTCGGGCGAGCTGAAGACCAAACCCACCCAGCACTCGGTGAAGGCGCTGCTCGAAAACGGCTTGCAGCCCGACATCCTCGTGCTGCGCACCGAGCATCCGCTTTCGGTGAACCTGCGCCGCAAGGTGGCCCTGTTCTGCAACGTGGACGCCAACGCCGTGATGGAGTCGATCGACGTACCGACGATCTACGAAGTGCCGCAGAAGATGCACGACCAGCATCTGGACGAGGTGGTGCTCCAGAAACTCGACCTGCCCGCCGACAAGGAACCCGATATGACCGCGTGGAACGCGCTGGTAGACAAGATCAAGCACCCTTCGAAGAAGATCGAGATCGCGCTGGTCGGCAAGTACACCGAACTGCCCGACGCCTACAAGTCGATCTGCGAATCGTTCGTGCATGCGGGCGCCGTGAACGACTGCAAGGTGAAACTGCGCTATGTCAATTCAGAGAAGATCACGCCCGAAACCGTGGCCGAGAAGCTGGGCAAGATGTCGGGCATTCTGGTGGCTCCGGGCTTCGGAAACCGCGGCATCGAGGGCAAGATCGTGGCCGTGCGTTATGCCCGCGAAAACAACATTCCGTTCCTCGGCATCTGTCTGGGCATGCAGTGCGCCGTGATCGAGTTCGCCCGCAACGTGCTGGGCATCGCCGACGCCAATTCGAGCGAAATGGAATCGACGCCGCATCCGGTCATCGACCTGATGGAGGAGCAGAAGGGCGTGACGGCCAAGGGCGGCACGATGCGTCTGGGCGCCTATCCGTGTGCGCTGAAGAAGGGTTCGAAAGTCGCCGCGGCGTACGGCAAGCTCAATATTTCGGAGCGTCACCGTCACCGCTACGAGTTCAACAACGACTATCTGGAGCAGTTCGAAGCCGCCGGCATGCAGGCCGTGGGCATCAACCCCGATACGGGGCTGGTCGAGGTGGTCGAAGTGGCGAACCATCCGTGGTTCGTCGGCACGCAGTATCATCCCGAATACAAAAGTACGGTGCTGAAGCCTTCGCCGCTGTTCGTGGCGTTCGTCGGAGCGGCGCTCAAATACGCCGGGGAAAAGAAGTAA